The following coding sequences lie in one Eubacterium ventriosum genomic window:
- a CDS encoding Ig-like domain-containing protein → MSNKVKKRIVLCSAMVTITTLLLCTGIVKENVKAEENTTIITEKTTNKALTAPSCFKGMSSKKGIVLSWKKNNEADGYIIYKNGRKLKTIKSSKTKYTDKKVKTNKAYTYEIQSYKNVGGKKTLSVKSLKIKVVKANANSRKQNVTGFENIKKEYKLGIGESSRLKPTVKITKKSKKSKKVKNTKKVKQKAYSKKIRWSSSNPSLVKVDKNGKITATSDKTTGTAYIYVTAHNGLQKKIKVSVVNYALLESVKNLKKVNENSIKELLTISKNDTSKIAEYFQYNNPGKSVELTLGEREVRTKDGGYTYEYCIGMNTEIEIEKGMYEFVLKYLLTKDIKTIKIEKNYVVFQNAGLYSFGYKLNDLVYVFNGKEALDNYQYNNAVYDVIPVSDRWYYGTSYAYGSIF, encoded by the coding sequence ATGTCAAATAAAGTAAAAAAAAGAATTGTACTATGTTCAGCAATGGTTACAATAACAACGTTATTGTTATGCACAGGCATTGTTAAAGAAAATGTTAAGGCGGAAGAAAATACAACAATCATCACAGAAAAAACAACTAATAAAGCGTTAACAGCACCATCATGTTTCAAGGGAATGTCATCCAAGAAAGGCATAGTTCTCAGTTGGAAGAAAAACAATGAAGCTGATGGATACATTATATACAAAAATGGAAGAAAACTTAAAACAATTAAGTCATCAAAGACAAAATACACGGACAAAAAAGTAAAAACAAACAAGGCATATACATATGAAATACAGTCATATAAGAATGTTGGAGGTAAAAAAACATTAAGCGTAAAAAGCTTAAAAATAAAAGTTGTAAAGGCAAATGCTAATTCGAGGAAACAGAATGTAACAGGATTTGAAAACATTAAGAAGGAATACAAGTTGGGAATTGGCGAAAGTTCAAGACTTAAGCCAACAGTTAAGATTACAAAGAAATCAAAGAAGAGCAAGAAAGTAAAAAACACAAAGAAAGTAAAGCAGAAGGCTTACAGTAAAAAAATACGATGGAGTTCCTCAAATCCAAGTCTTGTGAAAGTGGACAAGAATGGCAAAATAACAGCAACCTCAGACAAAACAACAGGGACAGCATACATATATGTTACAGCGCACAACGGATTACAAAAGAAGATAAAGGTAAGTGTGGTTAATTATGCCTTGCTGGAAAGTGTAAAGAACCTTAAGAAGGTAAATGAAAACTCGATAAAGGAACTTCTTACAATCAGTAAGAATGATACATCGAAAATTGCAGAATATTTTCAATACAATAATCCGGGAAAGTCGGTTGAATTAACATTGGGGGAAAGGGAAGTTAGAACAAAAGATGGAGGATATACATATGAGTACTGTATAGGAATGAACACTGAAATAGAGATAGAAAAAGGAATGTATGAATTTGTTTTAAAGTATCTGTTGACAAAAGATATAAAAACAATAAAAATTGAAAAGAATTATGTGGTATTTCAAAATGCAGGATTATACAGCTTTGGATATAAGTTAAACGATTTAGTGTATGTGTTTAACGGAAAAGAGGCATTGGATAATTATCAGTATAACAATGCTGTGTATGATGTAATCCCAGTTTCAGACAGATGGTATTACGGAACATCCTATGCTTATGGAAGCATATTTTAA
- a CDS encoding VWA domain-containing protein — protein MKKFGACMLCMVITMTMFQPVSGSIGPGTDTLKTDEGTPVKSIYVSDSSTSDIESLFQGKNKDDGRIETDKSVMYGKDDYSIFNSYNPGEFSVILSALGQKYIDTTSGIIHVPLDVVLVLDISGSMSVDGDGKRADNLVKAVNKTITYLMKEDENNRVAVVAYNTKATKILPLGRYYVGSKADYSNTNSYFSVSKSSKNDGYKKLDIGKIKNESTNNLTDKASKSIEVYGATYIQDGIKQGADILINEKTTTYTDSVSGQKVTRTPNILLLSDGCPTLGNSDYKNLASNKKFGDGSCCGSENTTDNNKEYSENDKGIFGYYTILTAKYYKDSVSKHYNGQADHKNNKFFTVGVGVTEGEGYDYISQVLHPTAQNLERCKNSKDPRANELHKALKKQYADNTKITVGSKNTGVQAKSSTYYYTNPYSNYDYADNSKMAKDDAMDSETLAQIFKQFLQEGMEIINYHSCVEEGLDNAVEFTDKIGQGMEIKETPILRYNGINYKVAKISEDGDVTTYIYEGKVPSATDGNDDVNLKNIKVTVTKNSKGLQNVKFTIPSKLLPENVQIQGGTQYTKALPIRLCYKVGPTKEAILEAATFETMEMEKILYTNMWDEGKEATVTYIPNSENPYYYGYEENPNFVGYEEGEIAKDKNATKTKQYSKSYGKIKNKTITATLGNNGKLTISAANTNKIYQLPDTGGNGTNTYTYIGAILIATSLIYNRYKKNSDNINLT, from the coding sequence ATGAAAAAGTTTGGAGCATGTATGTTATGTATGGTAATTACAATGACAATGTTTCAACCGGTTTCGGGAAGTATAGGGCCGGGAACGGATACACTAAAGACTGATGAGGGAACACCGGTGAAAAGTATTTACGTTTCTGACAGCTCCACATCTGACATTGAATCTTTGTTTCAGGGAAAAAACAAAGATGACGGAAGGATAGAAACTGACAAGTCAGTAATGTATGGAAAAGATGATTATTCCATATTTAACAGTTATAACCCGGGAGAATTTAGCGTAATTTTGTCAGCACTTGGACAGAAGTATATTGATACGACTTCGGGAATAATTCATGTACCTTTAGATGTGGTACTTGTTCTTGATATTTCAGGAAGTATGTCTGTGGATGGCGATGGCAAGAGGGCTGATAATCTGGTAAAAGCTGTAAACAAGACCATTACTTATTTGATGAAAGAAGATGAGAATAACAGGGTAGCGGTTGTGGCATACAACACAAAAGCCACAAAGATTTTGCCGCTTGGAAGATATTATGTTGGAAGCAAGGCAGACTACTCTAATACCAATTCTTATTTTTCTGTATCAAAATCATCTAAGAATGATGGCTACAAAAAATTAGATATAGGAAAAATTAAAAACGAAAGTACAAACAATCTTACAGATAAGGCATCGAAATCAATTGAGGTATATGGGGCAACATACATTCAGGATGGAATAAAGCAGGGGGCGGATATTCTTATTAATGAAAAAACAACAACTTACACTGACAGTGTTTCTGGTCAGAAAGTAACAAGAACACCTAATATTCTTTTGCTATCAGATGGTTGTCCTACCCTTGGCAATTCGGATTACAAGAATTTGGCTTCGAATAAAAAATTTGGTGACGGTTCATGTTGTGGAAGTGAAAATACTACGGACAATAACAAGGAGTATTCAGAAAATGACAAGGGAATTTTTGGTTATTACACAATTCTTACGGCAAAGTATTATAAGGACAGTGTAAGTAAGCATTACAATGGTCAGGCAGACCATAAAAATAACAAGTTTTTTACAGTTGGTGTAGGCGTTACTGAAGGGGAAGGTTATGACTACATTAGTCAGGTACTTCATCCAACGGCGCAGAATCTTGAACGATGTAAGAACAGCAAAGATCCGCGAGCTAACGAATTGCACAAGGCTTTGAAAAAACAATATGCCGATAATACAAAGATAACTGTAGGAAGTAAAAATACGGGAGTTCAGGCAAAAAGTTCCACGTATTATTACACCAATCCATACAGCAATTATGATTATGCCGACAACAGCAAAATGGCAAAAGATGATGCAATGGACAGCGAAACACTGGCGCAAATCTTTAAGCAGTTTTTGCAGGAAGGCATGGAAATAATCAACTATCATTCCTGTGTGGAAGAAGGACTTGATAACGCAGTAGAGTTTACCGACAAAATAGGTCAGGGAATGGAAATAAAGGAAACACCGATTCTAAGATACAATGGCATAAATTACAAAGTGGCAAAAATCTCAGAAGACGGTGACGTTACCACCTATATATATGAAGGAAAAGTTCCATCGGCAACAGATGGAAATGACGATGTAAACTTAAAAAACATCAAAGTCACAGTAACAAAAAACAGTAAAGGATTACAAAACGTAAAGTTCACAATACCATCCAAACTGTTACCTGAAAACGTCCAAATCCAAGGCGGCACACAATACACCAAGGCATTGCCAATCAGACTATGCTACAAAGTAGGTCCAACCAAAGAAGCAATCCTTGAAGCAGCCACTTTTGAAACAATGGAAATGGAAAAAATACTCTACACAAATATGTGGGATGAGGGCAAAGAAGCAACAGTCACCTACATTCCAAACTCGGAAAACCCATACTACTACGGTTATGAAGAAAATCCAAACTTTGTAGGCTATGAGGAAGGCGAAATAGCCAAAGACAAAAACGCAACCAAAACAAAGCAATACTCAAAATCATATGGAAAAATAAAAAACAAAACAATAACGGCAACACTAGGCAACAACGGCAAACTAACCATAAGTGCAGCCAACACAAACAAAATCTACCAACTGCCCGACACAGGCGGAAACGGAACAAACACATACACATATATAGGAGCAATACTAATAGCAACATCACTAATCTACAACCGATACAAAAAAAACAGCGACAATATAAATTTGACATAA
- a CDS encoding isopeptide-forming domain-containing fimbrial protein: MKSIKKFLAVILSMTLMLTLGTAAFGAQKTLPSGKDTGSINVTNLKPGDTVTVYQFVKADYNEYGFTGYSAINNYVKDPVAPTAQEVIDMASNAATMTVAAEKKVATGDTEVTINGLPVGYYLVMVTSGSETVYSPMIAGIYYSKSATDNTLKNGAISADSDFEIKAQKCWAKSSTPKLEKTIVTPSSKNSKGDDIAIGDKITFKLSATVPSYSKEYKKVTYKIYDIMSEGLDYVDGSMKCFIEKYENNRENIKVTPKVNGGIIEITFDSKFILEHPGQKIQVEYQAKLNEKAGVNFDANINKAYLEYSNNPASGSTAKTGEDKVYVYTFGIDSNLFGKSTEKWNEKTKELIKVEEGEYQWGETEKESGIFTTTTALEGATFTLTNNKTKKSYTATSDKYGYLKFTGLDAGEYTLQETDAPDGFTLNDAKHTVVITAEYNQDGTLKSYTIKIDDKATSTYTATYDKGVIKTITSTKDSQGNISESAILKNSKMSFLPSTGGVGTTIFAIVGVVFVAAALGLHMILRGKSKLEQDR; the protein is encoded by the coding sequence ATGAAAAGTATAAAAAAATTTTTAGCAGTCATTTTATCAATGACTTTAATGTTAACACTTGGCACAGCCGCTTTTGGCGCACAAAAAACTCTGCCATCAGGCAAGGACACAGGCAGCATTAACGTAACCAACCTAAAGCCGGGAGACACAGTTACCGTATATCAGTTTGTAAAAGCCGACTACAATGAGTATGGCTTCACAGGTTATTCGGCAATAAACAACTACGTAAAAGATCCTGTTGCACCAACAGCACAGGAAGTAATTGATATGGCATCAAATGCAGCCACTATGACAGTTGCAGCAGAGAAGAAAGTTGCCACAGGGGATACGGAAGTTACAATTAATGGACTTCCTGTAGGTTATTATCTTGTAATGGTAACAAGCGGTTCTGAAACAGTTTACAGTCCAATGATTGCCGGTATTTATTATTCAAAATCAGCTACCGACAACACTTTGAAAAACGGTGCAATTAGTGCAGATTCTGATTTTGAAATTAAAGCTCAAAAATGTTGGGCAAAGTCATCAACACCTAAGCTTGAAAAAACAATTGTTACACCTTCAAGCAAAAACAGCAAAGGTGACGATATTGCAATTGGCGACAAAATCACTTTTAAATTAAGTGCAACTGTTCCATCTTATAGCAAGGAATACAAGAAAGTAACTTACAAGATTTATGACATAATGAGCGAAGGACTTGACTACGTGGATGGCTCAATGAAGTGCTTTATTGAAAAATATGAAAATAACAGAGAGAATATTAAAGTTACACCTAAAGTAAATGGAGGCATTATTGAAATTACATTTGACTCAAAATTTATTCTTGAACATCCTGGCCAGAAGATTCAGGTTGAATATCAGGCAAAACTTAATGAAAAAGCAGGTGTAAACTTTGATGCAAACATTAATAAGGCATACCTTGAATACTCAAACAATCCTGCCAGTGGTTCTACTGCAAAAACTGGTGAAGACAAAGTTTACGTGTACACATTTGGAATTGATTCTAACTTATTTGGCAAGAGTACTGAGAAATGGAACGAGAAGACTAAGGAATTAATTAAGGTAGAAGAAGGGGAGTACCAATGGGGTGAAACTGAAAAAGAAAGTGGAATTTTCACTACAACAACGGCCCTTGAAGGTGCTACTTTTACTTTGACAAATAATAAAACTAAGAAATCTTACACGGCAACATCTGACAAATACGGATATCTTAAGTTTACAGGTCTTGATGCAGGTGAGTACACATTGCAGGAAACAGATGCGCCTGACGGTTTTACATTAAATGACGCAAAACATACAGTTGTTATCACAGCAGAATATAATCAGGATGGAACTTTAAAATCATACACAATAAAAATCGATGACAAGGCTACATCAACTTATACTGCAACTTACGATAAGGGAGTAATCAAAACAATTACTTCAACAAAAGACAGTCAGGGAAATATTTCTGAATCTGCTATTTTGAAAAACTCAAAAATGAGCTTTTTACCTTCAACAGGTGGCGTTGGCACAACTATTTTTGCAATTGTAGGTGTTGTATTTGTGGCAGCAGCGTTAGGTCTTCATATGATTTTAAGAGGAAAAAGCAAGCTGGAACAGGACAGATAG
- a CDS encoding class C sortase, with protein MVVIFLVGFGFILYPIVANEWNEICRRKVITVYDRQVEQSVEQGKISYENEKRKADEYNKALRFNITDDGFVSNNDNSVNNSDNDTDEDNNKESEESSFDENSEYNKCLNLNNDGMMGYISIPKIDVKLPIYHSTDNEVLQKYVGHLEGSSLPVGGKSTHGVLAAHRGLPSSRLFTDLDRIEEGDRFYIYVLNQVLTYQVDRIYPMIDKNDKAKLTEALQTKEGEDYITLLTCTPYGVNTHRLLVRGKRVENSNESYDRKLNSNSNLWILGGAAVGIIATSVVLVILIRKGEKAD; from the coding sequence ATGGTTGTAATTTTTCTTGTAGGATTTGGTTTTATTTTGTATCCAATTGTGGCTAACGAGTGGAATGAAATATGCCGGCGAAAAGTTATAACCGTATACGACAGGCAGGTTGAACAGTCTGTGGAGCAGGGCAAAATCAGTTATGAGAATGAGAAAAGGAAGGCCGACGAATATAATAAAGCTTTAAGATTTAACATAACTGATGACGGATTTGTCTCAAATAATGATAATAGTGTCAATAACAGTGACAATGATACTGATGAAGATAATAATAAAGAGAGTGAAGAAAGTTCCTTTGATGAAAACAGTGAGTACAACAAGTGTCTTAATTTAAACAATGACGGCATGATGGGATATATTTCAATTCCAAAGATTGACGTAAAACTTCCAATTTATCACTCTACTGACAATGAAGTTTTGCAAAAATATGTGGGGCATTTGGAAGGCTCAAGCCTGCCGGTAGGGGGCAAAAGTACACATGGAGTTTTGGCGGCTCACAGGGGGTTGCCCAGCTCCAGATTGTTTACGGATTTGGACAGAATTGAAGAGGGAGACAGGTTTTATATTTATGTGCTTAATCAGGTTTTGACTTATCAGGTTGATCGGATTTATCCAATGATAGACAAAAACGACAAGGCAAAATTGACGGAAGCATTGCAGACAAAGGAGGGTGAGGACTACATTACCCTTCTAACCTGTACCCCATACGGTGTCAACACTCACAGATTATTAGTTAGGGGAAAAAGAGTAGAAAATAGTAACGAGAGTTATGATAGAAAATTAAACAGCAACTCAAACTTGTGGATTCTAGGTGGCGCAGCAGTTGGGATAATTGCAACGTCAGTAGTGCTGGTTATTTTGATAAGAAAGGGGGAGAAAGCAGATTGA
- a CDS encoding sortase encodes MNKKISAVVTLVGLILIMCAMAVLFHNKKEDNLAQKSSNTVLSSLKEKIEESNLKTSDEEKDLNKDLNQYDGYIKIPKLNLELPVMKKPTQANLKKSPCIYSGTAKDSNLIIAAHNYSAHFGKINQLENGDKVQYTDLQNNTYTYCVTAKEKINGSNSEQMQNENYALTLFTCDYTGRDRITIRCERK; translated from the coding sequence GTGAATAAAAAAATATCTGCCGTAGTTACACTAGTAGGTTTAATACTTATAATGTGTGCTATGGCAGTTTTGTTTCACAACAAAAAAGAAGACAATCTGGCACAAAAATCATCCAACACAGTTCTGTCAAGTCTGAAAGAAAAAATAGAAGAAAGCAATTTAAAAACTTCGGATGAGGAAAAAGATTTGAACAAGGATTTGAATCAATATGACGGCTACATCAAAATTCCAAAGTTGAATCTTGAATTGCCTGTAATGAAAAAACCAACTCAGGCAAACTTAAAAAAATCACCATGTATATATTCAGGCACGGCAAAAGATTCAAACCTGATAATAGCCGCCCATAACTACAGCGCCCACTTTGGCAAAATAAACCAACTTGAAAACGGCGACAAAGTACAATACACCGACTTACAAAACAACACCTACACCTACTGTGTAACCGCTAAAGAAAAAATAAATGGCAGCAACTCAGAGCAAATGCAAAACGAAAACTATGCACTAACCTTATTCACTTGTGACTATACAGGGAGGGATAGGATTACAATAAGATGCGAGAGGAAATGA
- a CDS encoding HPr family phosphocarrier protein: MKIRFRSINAIEEFLDIVNRFSAEIDIKSKRTTVDGKSMMGIFSLDLSNPVEVTAIGNESEQVYEAISKYAA; this comes from the coding sequence ATGAAAATACGTTTTAGATCAATTAATGCAATTGAGGAATTTCTAGACATTGTCAACAGATTTTCAGCAGAAATCGACATTAAATCAAAAAGGACAACCGTTGACGGAAAATCAATGATGGGAATTTTTAGTTTGGACTTGTCAAATCCAGTGGAGGTTACTGCAATTGGAAATGAATCAGAGCAGGTATATGAGGCAATAAGCAAATATGCGGCGTAG
- a CDS encoding MarR family winged helix-turn-helix transcriptional regulator has translation MDDKKKYYEEKAKELLNFNMMAKQSKMSDNLHKMARGEAIMLECLAHSDNGLMPNEIAKSAHVSTARVAAFLKAVEKKGYIQRISLEGDRRKVNIVLTDIGWDAVKDRRERMLKGVVAYLERLGEEDTENLLRILEKTRTIMKENNDMKGKQ, from the coding sequence ATGGATGATAAAAAGAAATATTATGAAGAGAAAGCAAAGGAGTTATTAAACTTTAATATGATGGCCAAGCAGTCTAAGATGAGCGATAACCTTCATAAGATGGCAAGGGGAGAAGCAATTATGTTGGAATGCTTAGCACATAGTGACAATGGGTTAATGCCTAATGAGATTGCTAAGAGTGCGCATGTAAGTACTGCAAGAGTAGCAGCTTTTCTTAAAGCAGTTGAGAAGAAAGGCTATATTCAAAGAATTAGCCTTGAAGGGGACAGAAGAAAGGTGAATATTGTATTAACAGACATAGGCTGGGATGCAGTAAAAGATAGAAGAGAGAGAATGCTTAAAGGCGTAGTGGCCTATTTGGAAAGACTTGGAGAGGAGGACACTGAAAATCTTTTAAGAATATTAGAAAAAACTCGAACTATAATGAAGGAAAATAATGACATGAAAGGAAAACAGTAA